Genomic DNA from Leucobacter triazinivorans:
CTCGCTCCACCCCGGGCGGCGCAGTGCGCGGGTGTACGCCTCGACGAGCACGCGGGTCTTGCCGCTGCCCGGCGCTCCCAGAACGCGGGCGTGGCGCGTGGGATCGAGCTCGAGTGCACGAGCCTGGGAACGGTCGAATCCGGTCATGCGCTCAGCCTACTGAGCACCGCCGACATCGCTCCGATCACGAGTCGCGGCTGCGCCGAGGGCGAACGCGAGGGCGGGTCGGGGCGCGGCGGGTACTCGGGGCCCTAGACTCGAAGGCAGTCGCACGACAGACCGCTCCGTGGCTCGCGCCGCGGCATTCGAGGAGGCACCCCGTGGAAGTTCGCATCGGCATCAAGCACTCGCCCCGTGAGCTCTCGTTCGAGACCGAGTCGACCGCAGACGAGGTGCGCGCCCTCGTCGAGGACGCCGTCGCCAAGGACGCCGCGCTGATCACTCTTGCCGATGCCAAGGGCCGTCAGTATCTCGTCGACGCCGAGTCGATCGCCTACATCGAGCTCGGCGGCGAGGGCAGCCGCAAGGTCGGCTTCATCAGCTGACCGAGGCCTCCGGGTGCGCATCCCGTCAGCCGGCGACGTCTCCGCCGGCTGACGGGTGCATCGCGCCCGGCACCGGGTCGACGTCGCGTCGTCCGAGCGCTTCGCTCAGTGGCTCAGCGCGCGCAATTCGTCGCGAACAGCGTCGAGCAGCCGGTCCGCCACCTCGCGCTTCGATCCCGACGCCTCGCCGGCGACCCGCCCATCGGCGTCGAGCACGTACAACCGGTTCGCGTCGCTCTCGAAGCCCTCCGTCCACCCGACGGCGTTCACCGCGAGCAGGTCTACGCCCTTCCGCGCCAGCTTGCGCCGGCCGCGCTCGAGCAGCTCATCATCGGCATCGCTTTCCGCGGCGACGGTCTCCGCCGCGAAGCCGACGATCACCTGTCCGGGCCGCCGTCCGCGCACCAGTCCGACCAGGATGTCCGGATTCTCCACCAGCGTGAGCGTCGGCGCCTCGCCCGCGGTGTCCTCCTTGCGGATCTTGTGCTCCGCGACCTCCGCAACGCGGTAGTCGGCCACGGCCGCAGCCATGATCACGGCCTCGGCTCCAGATGCGGCAGCGTGCGCCGCAGCTTCGAGCTCGGCCGCGGTGCCGATCGGCACGACCCGCACGGCGCCGCGATCCCGCACCCCGGCCAGCACGGACTCGTCGACATTCGCCGCGAGCAGCACCACCTTCGCGCCCCGATCCGCCGCCGCGGCAGCCACCGCGACCCCCTGCCGCCCGCTCGAGCGGTTGCCGAGGTAGCGCACCGGGTCGATCGGCTCCCGGGTGCCGCCGGCCGTCACGAGCAGCCGAACCCCGTCGAGATCGCCGCGACGAACCGGATCCGACGACACCGCGGGCGGTGCAGGTGGGGCCGGCGCGGCCGCCTCAGCAAATTCTCGTGGCGCAGCCGCCTCCGCTGCCTCCGCCGCCTCGGCGCCAGCACCATGCGACGGTGCGGGATCCGCTGCAGCCTCGCTCAGGAGGCGCCGGGCGCGCTCGATAATCTGCTCCGGTTCGCTCATACGACCCGGCCCGCTGTCGTCTCCTGTCAGCCGCCCGGATTCCGGCCCGACGAGTTCGACGCCGCGGGAACGCAGGATCGCCACATTGTCCTGGGTCGCGGGATGCTGCCACATCTCCGTGTGCATCGCCGGAGCGACGAGCAGCGGTGCGCGTGTCGCGAGAAGGGTCGTGCCCAGGAGATCATCCGCCAAGCCGGCAGCCATGCGGGCCAGCGAATTGGCGGTCGCCGGAGCGACGATCACGAGATCCGCCCGCTGCCCGAGCGCCACGTGCCGCACCTCGGGGACGTCCTCGTGCACCGAGGTGGTCACCGGATTGCGGCTGATCGCCTCCCAGGTCGGCGCCCCGACGAAGCGCAGGGCGTCGTCGGTCGGGACGACGTGCACGTCGTGGCCGTCCTCGACGAGCAGCCGCGCCACAGCGACGGCCTTGTACGCGGCGATGCCACCGGTCACACCCAGCACGATGTTCATGCGTTCATCATCCCACGTCGGCGGATCTCGGACCCGAATGCCCCGCCCGCGCGCTCGGACGCGGGCTCGGACGCTGACTCGGGCTCGTGCTCGTGCCCGACCCGTTTGTTCGCAACCGACCCGATGGTCAATGCCGGATCGTTCAGTCTCGACGATCCCACTCAGTCTCACCGGTGCGTGGGGAGGCAGAGCAGATGCAGAGCAGAGGGGACTCAGCCGCGCCGCGCCAGGAGCACCGCGACCTCGAGATGGCGCGTGTGCGGGAACATGTCGAAGACCCTCGCCTCGCGCACCGCATACGAGGGCAGTGCGACGAGGTCGCGCGCGAGGCTCTCCGGATTGCAGCTCGAGTAGATCACCAGGCCCACGCCGCTGCCCTCGAGCCACGCGCACAGCTCTGCTCCGATCCCCCGCCTCGGAGGGTTCACGATGACCGCCTCGGGCCGTTCGGCCGGATCGGACGCGAGCGCGAATGCCGTCGCGTCGGCCGCCGTGAAGCGCGCATCGATCCCGGCCTCCCGAGCACTCCGCCGGGCGGAACGCACCGCGGCCTCACTGATCTCCACACCGAGGAGGCGGCGCGGCGACCGACCGCCGGCCCCGCCCCCGGCCCCATCCCCGGCCCCGGCCGCGATGTGCAACGCGAATCCGCCCACCCCGCAGTAGAGGTCCCAGAGCGATGCGGGATCCTCCCGCGAGACCCACTCGGCCGCTTGCGCGTACAGGGCGCGCGCCACTCCGGTATTGGTTTGGAAGAAGCTCTGCGGACGCAGGTGCAGCGGTACGCCGTCGCCGAGGTCCATCGTGAGCGACGAGCCGAGCAGCAGCTCCTCGCGCTCGCCCTCGAGCACGGCCTTGTGCTCGGGCAGCAGATTCACCGAGACCACGGCGAGCATCGGGAGCGCTCGACCGAGCGCGGGCAGCTCGCGCCGCAGACGAGCGAGGGCAGCATCGCTGCGCACCACGAACCGGAGCATCAGCTCGCCGCTCTCGCCGCCAGCACCACCCTCGCTACCCGCGCTATCCGCGCCGCTCCCCGGCGATTCCGTGATGTGCACGAACTTCAGCTCGCCGCGGCGACGCGGCACATCGTAGGGAGCCAATCCGGTGCGCTCGAGGATCTCGGCGATGTGCGGAATCGCCCGGCGGATGCCCGGGGACTGGATGAGGCAGTCGCGCAGGTCGACGCCCGCGCCGTCCGGGCCGAGAATGCCGAGCGTCACGCGGCCGGGTCGCCCGCCGACCACCAGCTTGGCCTTGTTGCGGAAGTCGCGCACGCCGCCGTGCACGCTCGGCAGCCACGC
This window encodes:
- a CDS encoding DUF3107 domain-containing protein, with product MEVRIGIKHSPRELSFETESTADEVRALVEDAVAKDAALITLADAKGRQYLVDAESIAYIELGGEGSRKVGFIS
- a CDS encoding bifunctional phosphopantothenoylcysteine decarboxylase/phosphopantothenate synthase, producing the protein MNIVLGVTGGIAAYKAVAVARLLVEDGHDVHVVPTDDALRFVGAPTWEAISRNPVTTSVHEDVPEVRHVALGQRADLVIVAPATANSLARMAAGLADDLLGTTLLATRAPLLVAPAMHTEMWQHPATQDNVAILRSRGVELVGPESGRLTGDDSGPGRMSEPEQIIERARRLLSEAAADPAPSHGAGAEAAEAAEAAAPREFAEAAAPAPPAPPAVSSDPVRRGDLDGVRLLVTAGGTREPIDPVRYLGNRSSGRQGVAVAAAAADRGAKVVLLAANVDESVLAGVRDRGAVRVVPIGTAAELEAAAHAAASGAEAVIMAAAVADYRVAEVAEHKIRKEDTAGEAPTLTLVENPDILVGLVRGRRPGQVIVGFAAETVAAESDADDELLERGRRKLARKGVDLLAVNAVGWTEGFESDANRLYVLDADGRVAGEASGSKREVADRLLDAVRDELRALSH
- a CDS encoding methyltransferase domain-containing protein — its product is MSDDRLRPAPRREDRAQDAGGIPRCDYFVADRCRSCALIETPYEEQLREKELRCRELLPDVPESAWLPSVHGGVRDFRNKAKLVVGGRPGRVTLGILGPDGAGVDLRDCLIQSPGIRRAIPHIAEILERTGLAPYDVPRRRGELKFVHITESPGSGADSAGSEGGAGGESGELMLRFVVRSDAALARLRRELPALGRALPMLAVVSVNLLPEHKAVLEGEREELLLGSSLTMDLGDGVPLHLRPQSFFQTNTGVARALYAQAAEWVSREDPASLWDLYCGVGGFALHIAAGAGDGAGGGAGGRSPRRLLGVEISEAAVRSARRSAREAGIDARFTAADATAFALASDPAERPEAVIVNPPRRGIGAELCAWLEGSGVGLVIYSSCNPESLARDLVALPSYAVREARVFDMFPHTRHLEVAVLLARRG